Proteins encoded by one window of Antechinus flavipes isolate AdamAnt ecotype Samford, QLD, Australia chromosome 4, AdamAnt_v2, whole genome shotgun sequence:
- the SLX9 gene encoding ribosome biogenesis protein SLX9 homolog isoform X1 — protein MVGKVRRPRARLHEAAVKAARPAPNAKEEKATTAETTTTPSRPAEVTAWSGTGGQDWGLVSSDIFAGTTIDPKALVQKLDVDARSVVSAGAAPEAKPVLSKKEKMKLRRCRWLQKIEAIKAAEEARRAQARRKATAVVGDLHPLMEALPELSELVTGSRPRRKLKSAPRPKAEPADFNRMTPAQKRKLLDDEMARFRELAASPSYRADPLRAIGEQLSKRLRQEDGRL, from the exons ATGGTGGGCAAAGTGAGACGGCCCCGGGCCCGGCTGCATGAGGCCGCGGTGAAGGCGGCACGCCCGGCCCCGAACGCCAAGGAGGAGAAGGCGACGACAGCGGAGACGACGACGACGCCCTCTCGCCCCGCGGAGGTGACGGCGTGGAGCGGGACTGGGGGACAG GACTGGGGTTTGGTGAGCTCAGACATCTTTGCCGGGACCACAATCGACCCGAAGGCCCTGGTCCAGAAGCTGGATGTTGATGCCAGAAGCGTCGTCTCAGCAGGAGCAG CTCCCGAAGCAAAACCTGTTTTGTccaagaaagagaagatgaagctGAGACGGTGCAGATGGCTGCAGA AAATAGAGGCCATCAAGGCGGCGGAAGAGGCGCGCCGGGCGCAGGCGAGGCGGAAGGCCACGGCCGTGGTGGGAGACCTGCACCCGCTCATGGAGGCCCTGCCCGAGCTGTCCGAGCTGGTGACCGGCAGCCGGCCCCGGAGGAAGCTCAAGAG cgcCCCAAGGCCGAAGGCGGAGCCCGCTGACTTCAACCGCATGACCCCGGCCCAGAAGCGCAAGCTCCT AGACGACGAGATGGCGCGCTTCCGGGAGCTGGCCGCCAGCCCCTCCTACCGGGCCGACCCTCTGCGGGCCATCGGCGAGCAGCTCTCCAAGAGGCTGAGGCAGGAGGACGGGAGGCTCTAG
- the SLX9 gene encoding ribosome biogenesis protein SLX9 homolog isoform X2: MKLRRCRWLQKIEAIKAAEEARRAQARRKATAVVGDLHPLMEALPELSELVTGSRPRRKLKSAPRPKAEPADFNRMTPAQKRKLLDDEMARFRELAASPSYRADPLRAIGEQLSKRLRQEDGRL, encoded by the exons atgaagctGAGACGGTGCAGATGGCTGCAGA AAATAGAGGCCATCAAGGCGGCGGAAGAGGCGCGCCGGGCGCAGGCGAGGCGGAAGGCCACGGCCGTGGTGGGAGACCTGCACCCGCTCATGGAGGCCCTGCCCGAGCTGTCCGAGCTGGTGACCGGCAGCCGGCCCCGGAGGAAGCTCAAGAG cgcCCCAAGGCCGAAGGCGGAGCCCGCTGACTTCAACCGCATGACCCCGGCCCAGAAGCGCAAGCTCCT AGACGACGAGATGGCGCGCTTCCGGGAGCTGGCCGCCAGCCCCTCCTACCGGGCCGACCCTCTGCGGGCCATCGGCGAGCAGCTCTCCAAGAGGCTGAGGCAGGAGGACGGGAGGCTCTAG